In Flavobacterium enshiense, the genomic stretch TGTCTCCGGTAACTCCTTTGTCAATGGTACACAATGCCCCTATTCCAACGTTGTCTTCAATAACTACACGCCCGCCGGATAATAATTGATCAAAACCTTCTGGACGTTTTTTATAATAGAATGCATCTGCACCTAAAATACTTCCAGAATGAATGATAACATTATTTCCTATAACAGTGTTATCATAAAGGGAAACATTAGAATGAATAAGACAATTTTTACCGATAACCACATTATTTCCGATAAAACAATTCGGCTGAATTACAGTACCTTCACCAATTACGGCAGTTCCCGAGATTGCTGAATTAGAAGACAGGAATGGTCGGAAATGTCGTGTTAGTTTATTGAAATCACGAAACGGATCGTCGGAAATCAGCAAAGCTTTGCCGTCAGGGCAATCTACTTTTTTGTTTATTAAAACAATAGTAGCAGCCGATTGCAGCGCTTTATCGTAATATTTAGGATGATCAACAAAAACAATATCACCTCGTGTTACGACGTGAATTTCATTCATTCCGTGAACCGGAAAACGATCATCACCCACATACTCGCATTGAATAATGTCGGCTATCTCTTTCAGAGTATGTGTCTTTGGAAATTTCATAATAGTATTAGTATCAGTAAAAGTTCATGGCAATCAGTATCTGTTTTCATAAACAAACACTGATTACCGGAAACTTCAAATTATTCTTTTACGCGCTCCATGTAAGAACCTGAAGCTGTATCGATTTTGATTTTATCACCTTCGTTGATGAACAAAGGAACGTTTACCGTAGCTCCTGTTTCAACAGTAGCCGGTTTTGTTGCATTGGTAGCAGTATTTCCTTTTACTCCCGGCTCTGCATAAGTTACCTCAAGAATTACCGAAGCAGGCATATCTACA encodes the following:
- a CDS encoding UDP-3-O-(3-hydroxymyristoyl)glucosamine N-acyltransferase, translated to MKFPKTHTLKEIADIIQCEYVGDDRFPVHGMNEIHVVTRGDIVFVDHPKYYDKALQSAATIVLINKKVDCPDGKALLISDDPFRDFNKLTRHFRPFLSSNSAISGTAVIGEGTVIQPNCFIGNNVVIGKNCLIHSNVSLYDNTVIGNNVIIHSGSILGADAFYYKKRPEGFDQLLSGGRVVIEDNVGIGALCTIDKGVTGDTTIGEGTKIDNQVHVGHDTVIGKKCLIASQTGIAGCVIIEDEVTLWGQVGTTSGITIGEKAVVLGQTGVTKSVEGGKTYFGTPIEESREKLKQLANVKKIPEILNKLNKNDG